One Pan paniscus chromosome 16, NHGRI_mPanPan1-v2.0_pri, whole genome shotgun sequence DNA segment encodes these proteins:
- the LOC100981651 gene encoding putative uncharacterized protein encoded by LINC02915 gives MEVKFITGKHGGRRPQRAEPQRICRALWLTPWPSLILKLLSWIILSNLFLHLTATHHMTELPLRFLYIALSEMTFREQTSHQIIQQMSLSNKLEQNQLYGEVINKETDNSVISSGLTLLFTQKPQSPGWKNMSSTERVCTVLADSCRAQAHAADRG, from the coding sequence ATGGAAGTGAAATTCATTACTGGCAAGCACGGTGGCAGGAGACCCCAGAGGGCTGAGCCGCAAAGAATTTGCAGAGCCTTATGGCTAACTCCATGGCCTAGTTTGATCTTGAAGTTATTGTCTTGGATAATCCTCTCAAATCTGTTCCTGCACTTAACAGCCACTCATCACATGACGGAGCTCCCTCTCAGGTTCCTTTACATCGCCCTGTCAGAAATGACTTTCAGGGAACAGACATCACATCAAATCATCCAACAGATGTCCCTTTCAAATAAGTTGGAGCAGAACCAACTATATGGAGAAGtcataaacaaagaaacagacaACTCAGTGATTTCCAGCGGATTGACATTACTCTTTACACAgaaacctcagtctcctgggtggAAGAACATGAGTTCAACAGAGCGTGTGTGCACTGTACTGGCTGACTCTTGCCGTGCTCAGGCTCATGCTGCTGACAGGGGATAA